A region of the Stegostoma tigrinum isolate sSteTig4 chromosome 5, sSteTig4.hap1, whole genome shotgun sequence genome:
TACCCAGACAACTAGGCTCACAGCAACTGCATGCCAAGGTTGGTAAAAATCCACTGTCTTCTTTTCTCGAAAGAAACTGATCATCCTTATGACAATTATGGCCACATAGAACATGAAGCACAGGTACATGTGAGCATGAATCATTGCACTCACCAGTTTACAAAATATTTCACCAAATTTCCACTCATTGAGAACATAATAAGAGATACGGAAAGGCACAGTCAGGAGAAAGAATGTGTGCATCAGTATAAGATTTACAACGGCAGTGGATGTCACAGAtttactgtctgtttttattttccaagtcatgatgaGGGCTCCAGTAGAACCTCCCACGAGCACGATGGTGTAAATTGCTATTAAAGCTGCATTATAAGTGGATCCGGATGGACTGCAGTGAAATGAGCCATTGGATGTGAAGTTGTTGCTTGTGAATGTCCCTGTTAAGGATGTTGTATTATTCATTGTTGATACGTTAATTTTTTTTCGCCAAATCCTTCAAGAGAAAAATGTATGGTAGATAAAAATGTTTTCAACAAACTGTCAATGCTTAGCATATGATCTAACTTGGCCTTTCACTCACTTGTATCCATGCCTGTTGTTACAACATTCCTTCTGTTTGACTGCATACTAGAAATTCCCCTTCAACCCATCCAAATCACCCATCCATTTTCTCACATCTCTCTTCTTAAAAACTTTTCAACTTCTCAGCCTTTTTTTTAACCAGGCTGTCCATTCTTGTTCCTAGTTTATCTTGCTATCACTCAACTTTAGGGTTCATAAACCTAACGtcaagggaggcaatggcctagtggtattatcactggactgttaatctagaaatccagataatgttctggggaccccggTTGGAattctgccaaggcagatggtggaatttgaattcaataaatgcctggaattaagaatctaatggtgactgtgagcCTATTGCTGATTCTCAGGAAAACCcccctggttcactaatgtcctctaggaaaagaaactgccatcctcactggTCTAGCCTATGTgaaactccagacccaaagcaatgtggttgactcttaattccccTCTGGTtgattatggatgggcaataaatgctgcctagccagaaacACCCTCATCttgtaatgaataaaaaaaaacgcTCCTGCTTTGGTTGGGAGTCTCCTGATAGTGGTGATTTCCTGGTGTTGCAATCAGCTCAGAAAAAATAGCCCCGCTTTGTGAGATATTGCACGCAATAATTACCAACAAATACAAACTAATTGGGCCATGGCGGTGCAGATATCTAAGAAACATATTGTTTCGTTGTCATTTGTGAGAATTATGTCAATTGGGCTAACAAGTGCTGGCTGAAAACAGAGTGCAGTTTTGGGGGAAAGGGTGAAGCCAAGCTAATTATGTTCGCTTTCCACTGAATTCACTGCCCCTTATATTTACAGTAAATCTTCCCCTCTATGTAAACTATATCCGTGGCTTCCTCATATGATTTTGCCACATCATGTCACCTTGCTAGTCCAATCATATTAACAGACAAGATCATCGCTGATCACTTCTTCATATCACTTGCCACTCCAGACCATACTGTACTCCATTCTGCATCTGTCCCAGAAAGAAACT
Encoded here:
- the LOC125452106 gene encoding probable G-protein coupled receptor 141: MNNTTSLTGTFTSNNFTSNGSFHCSPSGSTYNAALIAIYTIVLVGGSTGALIMTWKIKTDSKSVTSTAVVNLILMHTFFLLTVPFRISYYVLNEWKFGEIFCKLVSAMIHAHMYLCFMFYVAIIVIRMISFFREKKTVDFYQPWHAVAVSLVVWVLVFLAVFPLFLTYFDSSQKDGKCFQFTVTTTSSYVKVVNCLAVITVLTTFGVLLAIQMGIIAQLMIRYQNNLLNQQEFGAQTKTLLFILIMICFVPYLAFRPFYISQLQCSLILSITNEILLAVTSISCFDVLAFLVASR